The Triticum aestivum cultivar Chinese Spring chromosome 6D, IWGSC CS RefSeq v2.1, whole genome shotgun sequence genomic sequence GTCGGTGCTCAGGGGAGTTAACTGCCCTCCTTCCCTCACGGATGCTACAGATTTGAAGTAAGTAAGTGCCTACTGGAAGCACTCTCCATTGTGTGACAAAAATTTCTGGTGATGCAACAGTACTCTCTCTCTTTTTAAGCATCcaacattgtacaaggcctaacggCGGCCCCTAAATACCCACGACACGACGGGTGGACCCCTCGGCAAAAATTGACAGGGCACTATGGCATGAAGCACGCAAACACGCCCAAAGTTCCAACAAGCGTGGGGCAGAAGATCAATTTCCCCTAGTTTTCGGGTACTTTTACGAAAACTGCATGCTCACTCtcccggaaaagaaaagaaaaaaaactgctaGCTGAAGCTGTGTCTCGGCTGTGGATAACGAACGTAGGCGCTGCGCTACGCGAAAGGCCTTCCCGTCTCTGCTTCCTGTCCCGCTCGTGTCGTGTCCATGGCGTGTGCGTGCGCGGTGGCCGCGCCATCCCGGGCCACCGTCTCCGGCCCCGGCGCAGCCCCGCCGCCGGGGCGCGGCTCCCGCGTGAGCTGCCGGCGCTCGGCGAGGAGACGCGCCGGCGGTCGCGCTCGCGTGTCCCGCGACACCAACGGCGCCGAGGCGGAGCCGGGCAGCAAGGGTCCAATCCCGCAGGTCAGTGCTCCTCCTCCCCATACTGCTGTAACAAATGTGTTATGCTCAGAATCTTCAGGTTCGGCAGCCATTCCGCCCTGGAACACTGGTAGCACTACATTTGCACAATCTCTTACCAGGTTCCTTGGCTTGGTTTCTGAATCGATCTCCCTTTGGTTCATGTGCGTTGTTCAACCAGGATGACTCCGGCTACCTCCTGACGCTGGGGCTCGGGTccgtcggcggcgcggcggccgtgaAGTACGGCAGCGTGCTGCTCCCCGACATCACGCGGCCCAACATCGTGGAGGCGCTGCTCATGGTGTCCCTGCCCATGGCGGTCGCCgccctcatcttgctcaagctcaGCTCGACGTCCACACAGGACTAGGGCTTGTACATCCTTTCAAGTTCAGATAATATCATATGCCTTTATTTAATTTCATTTTGCAACTCAAGACGCCTTGTAAGACGAACAAGAACAGAATATGCAAAAGAAAATTTGTATTCTGTCAAGAAATCTCATGTTCTATTGCAAAAAATTGCACTTGAGGGATGAGGACACGGGTGCCCGTTTGTTCTGAATTTGAAGCAACAAGAATATTCACTTGCACAGCCTGATGTTGTACTGAAGTGATCTACCAGAAAAAAAAATATATGTGTATTTACAGAGGATGTAGCTTCATCGATTTCGATATCTTCGGCCGTGACTCAACAACTGTTACATGCTCTAGGAAATATGAGTGCGACTACAGCAAAATTCATGCTTTACAAAAGTatctcaaaacaaaataaaaaccgcGTCAATAAAATTAGTTGACACTAAACCTCTCCGTTGCCACTTCACAGCCCGTAAAAGATGCAACAGCTCGTCGAATCCCGATGAATTGAAGAATTGCAGATTGGATAACACCATGACTGGTGTTGAAGAGAATGCATCATTCAATAAATATTT encodes the following:
- the LOC123146010 gene encoding uncharacterized protein, which encodes MACACAVAAPSRATVSGPGAAPPPGRGSRVSCRRSARRRAGGRARVSRDTNGAEAEPGSKGPIPQDDSGYLLTLGLGSVGGAAAVKYGSVLLPDITRPNIVEALLMVSLPMAVAALILLKLSSTSTQD